In Hyphomicrobium denitrificans ATCC 51888, the DNA window AATGCAGGAAAGCGGCGCGCCGCGCCCGCGTCGCGACGATGGCGACCGTCAGGATCGCGGCAATCGCCGTCCCGGCCGTGGCGGACGTGGCGGTGGACGTGGCCCCGGATCAGGCGGCAGCGCTCCCGCAGCGTCAGACGCCGGATCATCGACGCCGGAAGCGTAAGGACCCGAGAGGCACTTAAGATATGCTGCAACCGAAACGGACGAAGTTCCGCAAACAGTTCAAGGGTCGCATTCACGGCGCCGCCAAGTCGGGCACGACGCTCGCCTATGGCGAAGTCGGCTTGAAGGCGATGGAGCCGGAGCGCCTGACCGCGCGCCAGATCGAAGCCGCACGCCGCGCCATCGCACGCCACACGAAGCGCGCCGGCCGCATGTGGCTGCGCATCTTCCCGGACGTGCCGGTGTCGAAAAAGCCGGCCGAAGTTCGCATGGGTTCGGGCAAGGGTTCGCCCGAGCTTTGGGTGGCGCGCGTGAAGCCGGGCCGCATCATTTTCGAACTCGGCGGTCTCAATCAGCAGGTTGCCAAGGAAGCACTGATCCTTGGCGCCGCGAAGTTGCCGATCAAAACGCGCGTCGTTACGCGTCTCGAATAGGAGTTGAGGAACAGCCATGGCCGACGATTTCAAAGGCATGTCGCTCGATCAGCTCGACGACCAGCTGGTGAAGCTCAAGAAGGAGCAGTTCAACCTGCGCTTCCAGCGGGCTTCGGGTCAGCTTGAGAACACCGCGCGCATCCGGATCATCCGCCGCGATATCGCGCGTATCAAAACCGAGGCGAGCGCCAAGCGCGCTGGCAGCGTCAGAAAAGGCGCGTGAGGGAGATATAGATTATGCCGAAGCGCGTGTTGCAGGGTGTGGTGGTATCTGACAAGAACGACAAAACCATCGTCGTTCAGGTCGAGCGCCGCTATACACATCCCCTGCTGAAGAAGACGGTGCGTCGTACGAAGAAGTATCACGCGCATGACGAGAAGAATTCGTTCAAGGTTGGCGACCAGGTTTCGATCGAAGAGACCCGGCCGATCTCCAAGAACAAACGTTGGATCGCGATTTCACAGTGAGGCGTTAGCCTCGCTCTCACGCGGTTCGATTTGAGAGCGCCTTTGAAGCCGTAGGAGCGTTGGGATATTTCCCAAGACCCCGCGAGCCCAAAGGCAAACAAGAATAGGGCTTCTGACGAAGCCGAAAAAGAAGGAACGACGCGATGATCCAGATGGAGAGCAATCTCGACGTCGCCGACAACTCGGGCGCGCGCCGCGTTCAGTGCATCAAAGTGCTGGGCGGCTCGAAACGCAAATACGCGACCGTCGGCGATACCATCGTCGTCTCCGTGAAGGAGGCGATCCCGAAAGGCCGCGTCAAGAAGGGCCAGGTGATGAAGGCCGTCATCGTCCGCGTCGCGAAGGGCATCCGCCGCGCCGATGGTTCGCTGATCCGCTTCGACCGCAACGCCGCCGTGCTGATCAACGCCAACGGCGAGCCGGTCGGAACGCGTATTTTCGGACCCGTCACGCGCGAACTTCGCGCCAAGAACCACATGAAGATCGTTTCGCTTGCGCCGGAGGTTCTCTGATGTCGGCTGCTAAAATCAAAAAGGGCGACAAGGTCGTCGTCCTCGCCGGCCGCGACAAAGGCAAGAGCGGTGAAGTCATCGAGGTCCGCCCCGGTGAGCATCGCGCGCTCGTTCGTGGCGTCAACATGGTGCGTCGCCACCAGCGCCAGTCCGCGAGCCAGGAAGGCGGCATCATTTCGAAAGAGGGTCCGATCGACCTGTCGAATATCGCAGTCGAGGATCCGAAGGACGGCAAGCCGACCCGCGTCGGCTTCAAGGTCCTGACCGACGGCAAGAAGGTCCGCATCGCAAAACGCTCGGGCGAGCAGATCCCGGAGAAGAACTAGGCCATGGCTGAGAAAGACAAACCAGCGAAAGCTGCAAAGCCGCAAGGCGCGGCTGCCCAGGGCGGCGCCGCGAAGAAGGCGAAAGCCGCGAAGGCTGCTGCCTCCGAGCCGCGCGCTCCCGCAGCGCCGCGTCCGAAGGACTACAAGCCGCGTCTCAAAGCGCATTACGAGAAAGTCGTCCGCGACGCGCTGAAGGAAAAGTTCGGCTACGCGAACGTCATGCAGATTCCGCGCATCGAGAAGATCGTGCTCAACATGGGCGTCGGCGAAGCTGTCAACGATCGCAAGAAAGTCGACAACGCGGCGACCGACCTCGGTTTGATCTCCGGTCAGAAGCCCGTCGTGACCCGCGCCCGCAAGGCGATCGCGACCTACAAGCTGCGTGAAGGCATGGCGATCGGCGCCAAGGTCACGCTGCGCGGCGACCGCATGTATGAATTCCTCGACCGCTTCGTCACGATCGCGCTGCCGCGCGTGAAGGACTTCCGCGGTCTGAACCCGAAGAGCTTCGACGGCCGCGGCAACTACGCGACCGGCCTCAAGGAGCATCTCGTGTTCCCCGAGATCGACTACGACAAGGTCGACAACGTTCTGGGTCTCGACGTGATCGTTTGCACGTCGGCCCGCACTGATGATGAAGCCCGTGAATTGCTCAAGGGCTTCAACTTCCCGTTCCGTAGCTAGAGGACCTCGGCGACAGAAGCCGAAAGGCCTTTGGAGGAGAAGAAATGGCAAAGACCAGTTCGATCGAAAAGAACAACCGCCGGCGCAAGATGGCGCTGGCACAGGCTCCGAAGCGCAAGCGTCTCAAAGACCTTGCCAAGGATAAGACGAAGACGCCGGAAGAGCGCTTCGCCGCACGGCTGAAGCTCGCCGAGATGCCGCGTAACGGCTCGAAGGTCCGCGTCCGCAACCGCTGTGAAATCACCGGCCGCCCGCGCGGCAACTACCGCAAGCTCAAGATGTGCCGCAACCAGCTCCGTGAGCTGGCGAGCCAGGGGCGTATCCCGGGCATGGTCAAGTCGAGCTGGTAAAAGGAACGCACGATGTCCGTGAATGATCCATTGGGCGATATGCTGACACGTATCCGGAACGCGCAGATGCGCCGCCGGCCGAAAGTCGCAACACCTGCTTCAAACCTCCGCGCGCGCGTCCTCGACGTGCTCGCCGATGAAGGCTACATCCGTGGCTACAGCCGCGTCGAACTGAAGGGTGAAATCCCGCAGTTCGAGATCGAGCTGAAGTATTACAATGGCCAGCCTGCGATCCGCGAGATCGAGCGTATCTCGAAGCCGGGACGCCGCGTTTACTCGCCCGTCAAGGATATCCCGACGGTGGCGAACGGTTTGGGCGTTGCAATTCTGTCGACGCCGAAGGGCGTGATGTCGGACTCGAAGGCGCGCGAAGCGAACGTCGGCGGCGAAGTCATCTGCAGCATCTTCTAAGGCTATGGCCGGCACGCCGGCCGAACGAAACAAGGTTTTGAGAAGTCATGTCGCGCATCGGTAAAAAGCCCGTCCCCGTCCCGTCCAATGTGACGGCGACGATCAGCGGCCAGACCGTGAAAATGAAAGGCCCGAAGGGCGAACTCGCCTTTACGGTTCCTGACGCCTTGAAGGTGCAGCGTACGGACGAGGGGATCGATATCTCGCTCCTCGAGGATTCCAAGCTCGCACGTTCGAAATGGGGTATGTCGCGGACGCAGATCGCGAACCTCATCAAGGGCGTCACGGAAGGCTACCAGCAGGATCTCGAGATCCACGGCGTCGGCTTCAAGGCGGCGATGAAGGGCAAGGACACCCTTACCCTTTCGGTCGGCTACAGCCACGACGTCGTGCTGAAGGTTCCGGCCGGCGTCGAAGTCAAGGTCGGCGGCGCCAAGCAGGAGCTTCTGTCGGTGTCCGGTATCGACAAGCAGGCGGTCGGCGAGATGGCGTCGGTGATCCGCGCGTCTCGCAAGCCCGAACCCTACCAGGGCAAGGGCGTGCGCTATAAAGGCGAATACATCTTCCGCAAGGAAGGCAAGAAGAAGTAGGAACGGCAACGATGGCCAACATCAACGACAAAT includes these proteins:
- the rplP gene encoding 50S ribosomal protein L16 yields the protein MLQPKRTKFRKQFKGRIHGAAKSGTTLAYGEVGLKAMEPERLTARQIEAARRAIARHTKRAGRMWLRIFPDVPVSKKPAEVRMGSGKGSPELWVARVKPGRIIFELGGLNQQVAKEALILGAAKLPIKTRVVTRLE
- the rpmC gene encoding 50S ribosomal protein L29 produces the protein MADDFKGMSLDQLDDQLVKLKKEQFNLRFQRASGQLENTARIRIIRRDIARIKTEASAKRAGSVRKGA
- the rpsQ gene encoding 30S ribosomal protein S17 gives rise to the protein MPKRVLQGVVVSDKNDKTIVVQVERRYTHPLLKKTVRRTKKYHAHDEKNSFKVGDQVSIEETRPISKNKRWIAISQ
- the rplN gene encoding 50S ribosomal protein L14, giving the protein MIQMESNLDVADNSGARRVQCIKVLGGSKRKYATVGDTIVVSVKEAIPKGRVKKGQVMKAVIVRVAKGIRRADGSLIRFDRNAAVLINANGEPVGTRIFGPVTRELRAKNHMKIVSLAPEVL
- the rplX gene encoding 50S ribosomal protein L24; translated protein: MSAAKIKKGDKVVVLAGRDKGKSGEVIEVRPGEHRALVRGVNMVRRHQRQSASQEGGIISKEGPIDLSNIAVEDPKDGKPTRVGFKVLTDGKKVRIAKRSGEQIPEKN
- the rplE gene encoding 50S ribosomal protein L5, which produces MAEKDKPAKAAKPQGAAAQGGAAKKAKAAKAAASEPRAPAAPRPKDYKPRLKAHYEKVVRDALKEKFGYANVMQIPRIEKIVLNMGVGEAVNDRKKVDNAATDLGLISGQKPVVTRARKAIATYKLREGMAIGAKVTLRGDRMYEFLDRFVTIALPRVKDFRGLNPKSFDGRGNYATGLKEHLVFPEIDYDKVDNVLGLDVIVCTSARTDDEARELLKGFNFPFRS
- the rpsN gene encoding 30S ribosomal protein S14, producing the protein MAKTSSIEKNNRRRKMALAQAPKRKRLKDLAKDKTKTPEERFAARLKLAEMPRNGSKVRVRNRCEITGRPRGNYRKLKMCRNQLRELASQGRIPGMVKSSW
- the rpsH gene encoding 30S ribosomal protein S8: MSVNDPLGDMLTRIRNAQMRRRPKVATPASNLRARVLDVLADEGYIRGYSRVELKGEIPQFEIELKYYNGQPAIREIERISKPGRRVYSPVKDIPTVANGLGVAILSTPKGVMSDSKAREANVGGEVICSIF
- the rplF gene encoding 50S ribosomal protein L6 gives rise to the protein MSRIGKKPVPVPSNVTATISGQTVKMKGPKGELAFTVPDALKVQRTDEGIDISLLEDSKLARSKWGMSRTQIANLIKGVTEGYQQDLEIHGVGFKAAMKGKDTLTLSVGYSHDVVLKVPAGVEVKVGGAKQELLSVSGIDKQAVGEMASVIRASRKPEPYQGKGVRYKGEYIFRKEGKKK